Proteins co-encoded in one Prunus persica cultivar Lovell chromosome G6, Prunus_persica_NCBIv2, whole genome shotgun sequence genomic window:
- the LOC18773750 gene encoding probable mediator of RNA polymerase II transcription subunit 26c — MDHDDLRTILETSGVDVWTFIDTAIVVASVDYGTELKHRRDGIVERLYATTCMPPRCPNCDTDGPNGNQPKGVSPYTPQFVDRDDDEEEDKEGLDPYGGLFDDEQKNILEIKKQLEDPHQSEDSLVELLQSLADMEISFQELKEADIGRHVSQLRKQHPSDVVRRLAKQVVRKWKGIVDEWVKLHGELPSSSAMVDEDSPQQKIPQNGLHQVPDFAYSPNPHNGSSGSDKNNSEPERKPKAVPRREAPPKPAQSTPMSASAAQNRQREQKESNFDNDRLASARKRLQANYKEAENAKKQRTIQVMDIHDIPKPKNSFIAKNKGGGGSGSHQGRHW; from the exons ATGGACCATGACGACTTGCGGACCATCTTAGAAACCTCGGGAGTGGATGTGTGGACGTTCATTGACACCGCCATTGTGGTAGCTTCGGTTGATTATGGCACCGAGCTCAAGCACCGGAGGGATGGCATTGTCGAGCGCCTCTACGCCACAACTTGCATGCCACCTCGGTGCCCGAACTGTGATACTGATGGGCCCAATGGGAACCAACCCAAAGGAGTTTCACCGTACACGCCGCAGTTCGTTGATAGAGATGACGATGAGGAGGAGGACAAGGAGGGGTTGGATCCATACGGAGGGTTGTTCGATGATGAGCAGAAGAACATTCTAGAAATCAAGAAGCAGCTTGAGGATCCACATCAg TCTGAGGATTCTTTGGTTGAGTTGCTTCAAAGTCTAGCAGATATGGAAATATCATTCCAAGAACTCAAG GAGGCCGATATTGGAAGGCATGTGAGTCAATTGCGGAAGCAGCATCCAAGTGATGTTGTTAGGAGATTGGCAAAGCAAGTTGTCAG GAAATGGAAAGGTATTGTGGATGAATGGGTGAAGTTACATGGAGAACTGCCGTCTTCTTCGGCCATGG TTGATGAAGATTCGCCCCAGCAGAAAATTCCCCAAAATGGTCTTCACCAG gTTCCTGATTTTGCGTACTCTCCAAATCCTCACA ATGGGAGTTCTGGATCAGATAAGAACAATTCAGAACCAGAACGCAAGCCAAAGGCAGTTCCTAGGAGAGAAGCTCCACCAAAACCAGCACAATCAACCCCTATGTCTGCTTCTGCTGCTCAAAAT agacagagagaacaGAAGGAAAGCAATTTTGACAATGATAGATTGGCTTCTGCAAGAAAACGACTTCAGGCGAATTACAAAGAAGCTGAAAATG CCAAAAAGCAGAGAACAATTCAAGTAATGGACATCCATGACATACCAAAACCAAAGAATTCTTTCATTGCAAAGAACAAAGGTGGAGGAGGAAGTGGTTCTCATCAAGGCAGGCATTGGTGA